Proteins co-encoded in one Malus sylvestris chromosome 7, drMalSylv7.2, whole genome shotgun sequence genomic window:
- the LOC126629037 gene encoding cation/H(+) antiporter 15-like, translating into MGNLALVYYMFLVGLELDFKPVVRAGKKALSIALTGFFFSVLVGWVLCRYLLLQDFVAQTHDGDQERPTINGPLFWGVALATTNFPDLARILADLKLLYSDVGGLALSASVITDLCSWILLLLVMAIINSLQMYAVALTLAFIGLCVFAVRPALSWIVHRVCEREQEDRNKSQLICFVLAGVLLSGIITDACGSHSIVGPFVLGAIMPKGEFTDMLKEKVGNFVPAILMPLYFCINGGRVNYEDILGDQKNPMERKSGTTLGRVVWVTIIAFATKTVSTFVAGIINKMSPRDSLALGVLMNTKGLLTLIILNTGRDIKALNKQTFGVLMVVIWVMTFAVGPFIAFFYKSSVKTFVQYKQRSVASVGPKNELRVLACAHTSRNVPGIINLLEASNPTQQSPLHVLAVHLVELTGHASAMLVVHDACKTKDVNFVDKSSSPSNAIEIYAKQRESVTVKSLTAVSPYSTMHEDICNLAEDNRVSIIIIPYHKKATILDGGGGAQDEDSSHLKNINNNLMANARCSVGVLVDRGLGASNYFDCRRHFTMLFFGGVDDREALAYAGRMAGHPRVTLTVTTFNIMSKEAEKTCIDDDDSDEYTDDDDDEDDDDLTLEAMKSTGEEKKMDDLYLDEFRLRSMNDASIKFVENWVRSWEQILLLIQSMEGEYDMFIVGRRHGEIQEVTTTVLDDDDSNDIGVLGEALVSSTFTASTSILIVQKSEFAHDS; encoded by the exons ATGGGAAACTTGGCCCTCGTCTACTATATGTTTCTGGTGGGGTTAGAGCTTGATTTTAAACCAGTAGTGCGTGCTGGGAAGAAGGCTCTCAGCATTGCACTCACtggctttttcttttctgtccTTGTTGGTTGGGTCTTGTGTCGATATTTACTCCTCCAGGATTTTGTCGCACAAACACATGACGGAGATCAGGAACGTCCCACTATAAACGGCCCACTGTTCTGGGGCGTCGCTCTCGCCACCACCAATTTCCCGGACCTTGCCCGAATCCTCGCGGACCTCAAACTTCTCTACTCTGATGTCGGAGGACTTGCATTATCCGCCTCTGTTATCACCGACTTGTGCTCCTGGATTCTTCTTTTGCTCGTAATGGCCATAATCAACAGCCTCCAGATGTATGCAGTGGCCTTGACCTTGGCTTTTATAGGACTCTGCGTTTTTGCAGTACGTCCAGCTCTGTCATGGATTGTTCACCGAGTATGCGAAAGAGAACAAGAGGATAGGAACAAGAGTCAGCTTATATGCTTTGTTTTAGCTGGAGTGTTGCTCTCTGGGATCATTACCGATGCCTGTGGATCCCATTCCATTGTAGGGCCTTTTGTGTTAGGAGCCATTATGCCTAAGGGAGAGTTTACAGACATGCTTAAAGAGAAGGTGGGAAATTTCGTGCCTGCGATTCTCATGCCTCTATACTTCTGTATCAATGGAGGAAGAGTCAACTATGAGGATATTCTCGGTGACCAAAAGAATCCAATGGAGCGAAAAAGTGGGACTACCCTCGGTCGTGTAGTGTGGGTTACCATCATAGCTTTCGCAACTAAAACTGTGAGCACTTTCGTTGCCGGCATAATCAACAAAATGTCACCCCGGGATAGTCTGGCTCTTGGAGTACTTATGAACACCAAAGGCTTATTGACACTTATTATACTCAACACTGGCCGGGACATAAAG GCATTGAACAAACAAACGTTCGGGGTATTGATGGTGGTGATTTGGGTAATGACATTTGCGGTTGGCCCGTTTATAGCCTTCTTTTACAAGTCCAGTGTCAAGACTTTCGTGCAATACAAACAGAGGAGCGTAGCAAGCGTAGGACCTAAGAACGAGCTTCGAGTCCTTGCATGCGCTCACACCTCACGCAATGTGCCAGGCATTATCAACCTCCTTGAGGCGTCTAATCCAACTCAACAATCCCCTCTTCATGTTCTTGCTGTCCACCTTGTGGAACTAACTGGACACGCTTCGGCGATGTTGGTAGTGCACGATGCTTGCAAGACCAAAGATGTAAACTTTGTTGATAAATCGTCATCTCCGTCAAATGCCATTGAGATATATGCCAAACAAAGGGAAAGCGTCACGGTGAAATCACTCACGGCGGTGTCTCCTTACTCGACGATGCACGAGGACATATGTAACCTGGCGGAGGACAATCGAGTCTCCATAATAATTATCCCGTACCATAAGAAAGCTACAATATTGGACGGAGGAGGAGGGGCACAAGATGAAGACAGCTCGCATTTAAAGAACATCAACAACAACTTGATGGCAAATGCGCGGTGTTCCGTGGGTGTTCTTGTAGATCGGGGCCTCGGTGCATCCAACTACTTCGACTGCCGCCGCCACTTTACCATgctcttctttggaggggtagATGACCGTGAGGCATTAGCGTATGCGGGGAGGATGGCTGGACATCCAAGGGTTACCCTAACAGTTACAACGTTTAACATCATGAGCAAAGAGGCCGAAAAAACATGCATCGATGATGACGACAGTGATGAGTATACTGATGATGACGACGACGAGGATGATGACGATCTTACTCTTGAGGCAATGAAAAGTACTGGAGAGGAAAAAAAGATGGATGACTTGTATTTGGATGAGTTTAGGTTGAGGTCAATGAATGATGCCTCCATAAAATTTGTAGAGAATTGGGTGAGGAGTTGGGAACAAATTCTCTTGCTAATACAATCCATGGAGGGTGAATATGATATGTTCATAGTAGGAAGAAGACATGGAGAAATACAAGAGGTCACCACAACGGTACTGGATGATGATGACTCTAATGACATTGGAGTTCTTGGAGAGGCATTGGTATCTTCAACCTTCACAGCTAGTACATCGATTTTAATTGTGCAAAAAAGTGAATTTGCTCATGATTCATAA